A single region of the Streptomyces sp. NBC_00236 genome encodes:
- a CDS encoding CHAD domain-containing protein, with translation MRRPDHQTQADVTAGAVLAPYLRAQAADFLRSLRLHRENSAPGDAGPQAAVQAAGALRRSSRRIGGTLHTFRTALDPLWAEQLRTELAWLSGTLAREHAYADRLTRLLEALHGLSGATLPTARTEAGGATTAVVDKERAVLGVGAARAGALLERQLTLARTRAHSAALQALGSSRFHAVADAVALLASEVPLSAEAAEPADELLREPADRAEQRLLGAVAALPPCETAEPYNEAHDAPWHQTRLLLRLHRYAHEVVRGAPDPVLAGPGHALDLHRDAAEAAAAASAAARTPRIAPTTAYALGVLHADQRHEVEAARSVFRESWPYATAATRS, from the coding sequence GTGCGACGCCCTGACCACCAGACACAGGCGGACGTGACCGCGGGGGCGGTGCTCGCACCGTATCTGCGGGCACAGGCCGCGGACTTCCTGCGCAGCCTGCGTCTGCACCGCGAGAACAGTGCCCCCGGCGACGCCGGGCCCCAGGCCGCCGTTCAGGCCGCCGGGGCGCTGCGCCGCTCGTCCCGCCGCATCGGCGGCACCCTGCACACCTTCCGGACGGCGCTCGACCCGCTCTGGGCCGAGCAGTTGCGCACCGAACTGGCCTGGCTCTCCGGCACGCTCGCCCGCGAGCACGCGTACGCGGACCGGCTGACCCGGCTCCTCGAAGCGCTCCACGGACTGTCGGGCGCGACCCTGCCGACGGCCCGTACCGAGGCCGGTGGCGCCACCACCGCCGTCGTGGACAAGGAACGTGCCGTCCTCGGCGTCGGCGCGGCGCGCGCCGGCGCCCTGCTGGAACGTCAGCTGACCCTCGCCCGGACCCGTGCCCACTCCGCGGCGCTCCAGGCGCTCGGCTCCTCGCGCTTCCACGCCGTGGCCGACGCGGTCGCGCTGCTCGCCTCCGAGGTGCCGCTGTCCGCCGAGGCCGCCGAACCCGCCGATGAGCTGCTGCGCGAACCCGCCGATCGGGCGGAGCAGCGCCTGCTCGGGGCCGTCGCGGCGCTGCCCCCGTGCGAGACGGCCGAACCGTACAACGAGGCGCACGACGCGCCCTGGCACCAGACCCGGCTGCTGCTGCGCCTGCACCGGTACGCCCACGAGGTGGTGCGCGGCGCCCCCGATCCGGTCCTGGCCGGCCCCGGTCACGCGCTCGACCTGCACCGGGACGCGGCGGAGGCGGCCGCGGCGGCCTCCGCGGCCGCTCGTACCCCCCGCATCGCGCCGACGACCGCGTACGCCCTGGGGGTGCTCCACGCCGACCAGCGCCACGAGGTGGAGGCGGCGCGGTCGGTGTTCCGGGAGAGCTGGCCTTATGCGACGGCGGCGACCCGGTCATGA
- a CDS encoding RNA degradosome polyphosphate kinase — translation MSQQPSSEVPVQPTAQPSVGSLAAHRPHAVATPSSSPAALSTAADLDPDIDADADAYEPDVDGDELPQGRFLDRERSWLAFNERVLELAEDPATPLLERANFLAIFASNLDEFFMVRVAGLKRRIATGVATRSASGLQPREVLDLIWTRSRELMARHAACYQQDVAPALSDEGIQLIRWPELTEKEQARLFTFFRQRVFPVLTPLAVDPAHPFPYISGLSLNLAVVVRNPVSGHRHFARVKVPPLLTRFLEASPQRYVPIEDVIAAHLEELFPGMEVLAHHMFRVTRNEDLEVEEDDAENLLQALEKELMRRRFGPPVRLEVEESIDPYVLDLLVRELKVSDAEVYPLPGPLDLTGLFGIASLDRPELKFPKFIAGTHRDLAEVESASAPDIFAALRERDVLLHHPYDSFSTSVQAFLEQAAGDPDVLAIKQTLYRTSGDSPIVDALIDAAESGKQVLVLVEIKARFDEQANIKWARKLEEAGCHVVYGLVGLKTHCKLSLVVRQEGDTLRRYSHVGTGNYHPKTARLYEDLGLLTADPQVGADLSDLFNRLSGYSRRETYRRLLVAPKSLRDGLIVRINKEIAHQRAGRPAYVRIKVNSMVDEAIIDACYRAAQAGVPVDIWVRGICAIRPGVTGLSENVRVRSVLGRFLEHSRVFSFGNGGEPEVWFGSADMMHRNLDRRIEALVRVTDPAHRAALSRLLETGMADTTSSWHLGPDGNWTRHATDAEGRPLRHVQEMLIDARRRRRATP, via the coding sequence ATGAGCCAGCAGCCCAGCTCCGAGGTCCCGGTCCAGCCCACCGCCCAGCCGTCCGTCGGCTCCCTCGCCGCGCACCGGCCGCACGCCGTCGCCACCCCCTCGTCCTCCCCGGCGGCCCTGTCCACCGCCGCCGACCTCGACCCCGACATCGATGCCGACGCCGACGCGTACGAACCCGATGTCGACGGGGACGAGCTGCCGCAGGGCCGGTTCCTCGACCGGGAACGCAGTTGGCTCGCGTTCAACGAACGGGTGCTGGAACTGGCCGAGGACCCGGCGACGCCGCTCCTCGAACGGGCTAATTTCCTCGCCATCTTCGCCTCGAACCTGGACGAGTTCTTCATGGTCCGGGTGGCGGGCCTGAAGCGCCGCATCGCGACCGGTGTCGCCACCCGGTCCGCGTCCGGTCTCCAGCCCCGCGAGGTCCTCGACCTGATCTGGACCCGCTCGCGCGAACTCATGGCACGGCACGCCGCCTGCTACCAGCAGGACGTCGCCCCCGCCCTGTCCGACGAGGGCATCCAGCTCATCCGCTGGCCGGAGCTGACCGAGAAGGAACAGGCCCGCCTGTTCACCTTCTTCCGCCAGCGCGTCTTCCCCGTGCTGACGCCGCTGGCCGTGGACCCGGCGCACCCCTTCCCGTACATCTCCGGCCTCTCGCTCAACCTCGCCGTCGTCGTACGCAACCCGGTCAGCGGCCACCGCCACTTCGCCCGGGTCAAGGTGCCGCCGCTGCTGACCCGCTTCCTGGAGGCCTCGCCGCAGCGCTACGTCCCCATCGAGGACGTCATCGCGGCCCACCTGGAGGAGCTCTTCCCGGGGATGGAGGTCCTCGCGCACCACATGTTCCGGGTCACCAGGAACGAGGACCTGGAGGTCGAGGAGGACGACGCCGAGAACCTCCTCCAGGCCCTGGAGAAGGAGCTCATGCGGCGCCGCTTCGGCCCGCCGGTCCGCCTGGAGGTCGAGGAGTCCATCGACCCGTACGTGCTGGACCTGCTGGTCCGCGAGCTGAAGGTGTCCGACGCCGAGGTCTACCCGCTGCCCGGACCGCTCGACCTCACCGGGCTGTTCGGCATAGCGTCGCTGGACCGGCCGGAGCTGAAGTTCCCCAAGTTCATCGCCGGCACGCACCGCGACCTCGCCGAGGTCGAGTCCGCCTCCGCGCCCGACATCTTCGCCGCCCTGCGCGAGCGCGACGTGCTGCTGCACCACCCGTACGACTCCTTCTCCACCTCCGTCCAGGCCTTCCTGGAACAGGCGGCCGGGGACCCGGACGTGCTGGCCATCAAGCAGACGCTCTACCGCACCTCCGGCGACTCCCCGATAGTGGACGCCCTGATCGACGCCGCCGAGTCCGGCAAGCAGGTCCTCGTACTTGTCGAGATCAAGGCCCGTTTCGACGAGCAGGCCAACATCAAGTGGGCACGCAAGCTGGAGGAGGCGGGCTGCCACGTCGTCTACGGGCTCGTCGGCCTGAAGACGCACTGCAAGCTCTCGCTCGTCGTCCGCCAGGAGGGCGACACCCTGCGCCGCTACTCGCACGTCGGCACGGGCAACTACCACCCCAAGACGGCCCGGCTGTACGAGGACCTCGGCCTGCTCACCGCCGACCCGCAGGTCGGCGCGGACCTCTCCGACCTCTTCAACCGGCTCTCCGGCTACTCCCGCCGCGAGACCTACCGCCGGCTGCTCGTCGCCCCGAAGTCGCTGCGTGACGGGCTGATCGTCCGGATCAACAAGGAGATCGCGCACCAGCGGGCCGGCCGGCCCGCCTACGTACGCATCAAGGTCAACTCGATGGTCGACGAAGCGATCATCGACGCCTGCTACCGGGCCGCGCAGGCCGGCGTCCCGGTCGACATATGGGTCCGCGGCATCTGCGCGATCCGCCCCGGCGTCACCGGCCTCTCCGAGAACGTCCGGGTCCGCTCGGTCCTGGGCCGCTTCCTCGAACACTCCCGGGTCTTCTCCTTCGGCAACGGCGGCGAGCCCGAAGTCTGGTTCGGCAGCGCCGACATGATGCACCGCAACCTCGACCGCCGCATCGAGGCCCTGGTCCGGGTCACCGACCCCGCGCACCGGGCCGCACTCAGCCGGCTCCTGGAGACCGGCATGGCCGACACCACCTCCTCCTGGCACCTGGGCCCCGACGGGAACTGGACCCGGCACGCCACGGACGCGGAGGGCCGGCCGCTGCGCCACGTACAGGAAATGCTCATTGACGCCCGGAGGCGCCGGCGTGCGACGCCCTGA